In Halobaculum limi, one DNA window encodes the following:
- a CDS encoding glutaredoxin family protein encodes MSETDITLYRLQACPYCERVVRKLDQYDLAYESRFVEPMHSDRNAVARLTGKRSVPAIRDENTGVTMSESGNIVEYLDRTYGEGGAAGGA; translated from the coding sequence ATGTCTGAGACCGATATCACCCTGTACCGCCTGCAGGCGTGCCCGTACTGCGAGCGGGTCGTGCGGAAACTCGACCAGTACGACCTCGCGTACGAGTCGCGGTTCGTCGAACCGATGCACTCCGACCGGAACGCGGTGGCGCGACTCACCGGCAAGCGCTCGGTGCCGGCCATCCGCGACGAGAACACCGGCGTCACGATGTCAGAGTCGGGCAACATCGTCGAGTACCTCGACCGCACGTACGGCGAGGGCGGCGCGGCTGGGGGTGCCTGA
- a CDS encoding peroxiredoxin family protein, with product MVDFDVVELPETDHVAEGEAAPDFTRPLVGAEYWRDAALSDIEGPVALVFFPMDGAFPATYVWNEIRDREWGHGDSEGVTVVGVSISTPYEHKTFLDEREMEYELFSDPGCGVGEAYGVVHDLDGMTGVREHRPAIFLLDDDHTVEYAWVAAEWPDFPDYDEVESHLDSL from the coding sequence ATGGTCGACTTCGACGTCGTCGAACTCCCCGAGACGGACCACGTCGCCGAAGGCGAGGCCGCACCCGACTTCACCCGTCCGCTCGTCGGCGCGGAGTACTGGCGCGACGCCGCGCTGTCGGACATCGAGGGCCCGGTCGCGCTCGTGTTCTTCCCGATGGACGGCGCGTTCCCCGCGACGTACGTGTGGAACGAGATTCGCGACCGCGAGTGGGGTCACGGCGACAGCGAGGGCGTCACCGTCGTCGGCGTCTCCATCTCGACGCCGTACGAGCACAAGACGTTCCTCGACGAGCGTGAGATGGAGTACGAACTGTTCTCCGACCCCGGCTGTGGCGTCGGCGAGGCGTACGGTGTCGTCCACGACCTCGACGGAATGACCGGCGTCCGCGAACACCGGCCGGCGATCTTCCTCCTCGACGACGACCACACCGTCGAGTACGCGTGGGTCGCCGCCGAGTGGCCCGACTTCCCCGACTACGACGAGGTCGAATCGCACCTCGACTCCCTGTAA
- a CDS encoding L-threonylcarbamoyladenylate synthase — protein sequence MPSDDPTDERSNDDVERAATAIRAGEAVVYPTETVYGLGADATNADAVERVFELKGRARDKPLSVAFGSVEAALSLVPASDRAARFAQAFLPGPVTVVVDRGDTLAPELTDGDPRVGIRVPDHATARALADAAGPITATSANRSGAGSVRRVADLDPAIREAVGAVIDEGETPGGESTVVDPDRGVIHRAGPLADEIREWLATHP from the coding sequence ATGCCCTCCGACGACCCAACAGACGAGCGCAGCAACGACGATGTCGAGCGAGCGGCAACTGCGATTCGCGCGGGCGAGGCGGTAGTGTACCCAACCGAGACCGTGTACGGCCTCGGAGCAGACGCGACCAACGCCGACGCGGTCGAACGCGTGTTCGAGTTGAAGGGTCGCGCCCGTGACAAGCCGCTGTCCGTCGCGTTCGGGTCCGTCGAGGCGGCGCTGTCGCTGGTTCCCGCGAGCGACCGCGCCGCCCGCTTCGCGCAAGCGTTCCTCCCCGGCCCGGTGACGGTCGTCGTCGACCGCGGCGACACGCTCGCGCCGGAACTCACCGACGGCGACCCTCGCGTCGGGATTCGCGTGCCCGACCACGCGACGGCGCGGGCGCTCGCGGACGCCGCCGGTCCGATCACCGCGACGAGCGCGAACCGCTCGGGTGCGGGGAGCGTCCGCCGTGTCGCGGATCTGGACCCAGCGATTCGCGAGGCGGTCGGCGCGGTCATCGACGAGGGAGAGACCCCCGGCGGCGAGAGTACGGTCGTCGACCCCGACCGCGGTGTGATCCACCGCGCCGGCCCCCTCGCCGACGAGATACGCGAGTGGCTGGCAACCCACCCCTGA
- a CDS encoding CRISPR-associated protein Cas4, with product MSTEKATFTDLATATYCPRQLYYDRREGDRSPPPEATRRIDLAFRYPELRSMDDATLSEEPIDCRPDEYRVALDSLAARDDWATLANPPYTRALLDGKDARGIAHKVLGAMGSDVPRDEDGDPTNAPPVPVIVSPGSPPEQGVWEPQSVKAVAAMAALSWSEERPIRRALVEYPAHAVVREVRASVRRSGTYRRVLRTLRAMEGVPARLSNDEKCRACRHRTNCGVRTRSLRSLQGL from the coding sequence GTGTCGACAGAGAAGGCGACGTTCACCGACCTCGCGACGGCGACGTACTGCCCGCGCCAACTGTACTACGACCGTCGCGAGGGCGACCGTTCACCGCCGCCGGAGGCGACCCGTCGGATCGACCTGGCGTTTCGCTACCCCGAACTTCGTTCGATGGACGACGCGACCCTGTCCGAGGAACCCATCGACTGTCGCCCCGACGAGTATCGCGTGGCCCTCGATAGTCTCGCCGCCCGCGACGACTGGGCGACGCTCGCGAATCCGCCGTACACGCGGGCGCTTCTCGACGGGAAGGATGCTCGCGGGATTGCCCACAAAGTCCTCGGCGCGATGGGGTCTGACGTTCCCCGCGACGAGGACGGCGATCCCACAAACGCGCCGCCCGTGCCCGTAATCGTCTCGCCCGGTTCCCCGCCCGAACAGGGGGTGTGGGAGCCACAGTCGGTGAAGGCGGTTGCGGCGATGGCGGCGCTGTCGTGGTCCGAGGAACGACCAATTCGGCGAGCGCTCGTGGAGTATCCTGCTCACGCCGTCGTTCGCGAGGTTCGCGCGTCGGTACGCCGCTCGGGAACGTACCGTCGCGTTTTGCGAACGCTCCGAGCGATGGAGGGCGTCCCCGCACGACTATCGAACGACGAGAAGTGTCGGGCCTGTCGCCACCGCACGAACTGCGGGGTTCGAACGCGGAGTCTCCGGAGTCTGCAGGGGCTGTGA
- a CDS encoding conditioned medium-induced protein 4, producing MDEKTAELRDIFLDTTGGETVTERQEEGRGSLAAESNADERVAELVGRMRERYDFESDLSASDLQRVVSLFFEEADDDAIADELGIDGDEVFDARMDLHLVRESDRDAPFEFAALRSLHVDDVPIPERAAELDADEETVAHYSRVVAVDARSTRANDRFRDEFAELLTESDLKEGHTADAREDGLREAAEDIETNVSF from the coding sequence ATGGACGAGAAGACGGCCGAACTCCGCGACATCTTCCTCGACACGACCGGCGGGGAGACGGTCACGGAGCGACAGGAGGAGGGACGGGGCTCACTCGCAGCCGAGTCCAACGCCGACGAGCGTGTCGCCGAACTGGTCGGGCGTATGCGCGAGCGCTACGACTTCGAATCGGACCTTTCGGCGTCGGACCTCCAGCGTGTCGTCTCGCTGTTCTTCGAGGAGGCCGACGACGACGCCATCGCGGACGAACTCGGAATCGACGGGGACGAGGTATTCGACGCTCGGATGGATCTGCACCTCGTTCGCGAGTCCGACCGGGACGCTCCCTTCGAGTTCGCGGCGCTTCGGTCGCTCCACGTCGATGACGTGCCGATACCCGAGCGTGCGGCGGAACTCGACGCCGACGAGGAGACGGTCGCCCACTACTCGCGCGTCGTCGCCGTCGACGCCCGCTCTACCCGCGCCAACGACCGCTTCCGCGACGAGTTCGCAGAACTGCTCACTGAGTCCGACCTGAAGGAGGGCCACACCGCCGACGCGCGTGAGGACGGTCTTCGTGAGGCCGCCGAAGACATCGAGACGAACGTTTCCTTCTGA
- a CDS encoding (Fe-S)-binding protein — MQADVTRETFWTIGPVGKAAFYYLAAVALAVFAYGTYQRFARYAEGEDDWFDRLDDLPGRILRAARIVASNRNQYDRDLYAGVMHSFILWGFLTLLIGTTILGIDLDFWRPVTGSSFFVGDFYLSYSFVMDAMGLLFVVGVGMAIYRRYTEREGRLWGKHTSLEDDAFVWTLLALGVGGYVLEAFRIIGSAEFVAFERVSFVGYFLAGVFFEAGVDAGLAETLYHWTWWSHAILAFAFIAAIPYAKPFHMISSFANVVTRDEKAGVRLPGVPEDAGPDDIGYGSIDDFSWRHILDHDACTKCGRCSSVCPAKASGRNLDPRDVILDLKQYREDLDAGRTEEIEIVADGGESVIAAESMESCMSCMACMDACPVDIEHVSEFTQMNRRLTETGQMDEMVQDAMMNVFQNGNTFGDPARKRPDWTDDLDFEVPDAREEDVEFLWYVGEYPSYDERNQRVARSLATLFERANVSYGILYEDEQHDGNDVRRVGEEGLFEMLVEDNAEAFASCTFEKVVTTDPHSMNTFRNEYPEMSEFDAPVFHYTQVVENLVESGRLGLDGTELDYTATYHDPCHLGRMNDVYEAPRDLIRATGVDLYEMPRNRADSFCCGGGGGGLWMDQDEDVKPSEERLREALEDTDAGDAVEKFVVACPMCGTMYEDGRKTGDFEDDIEIIDIAELLCEALAAKEGTGVESPADADGDTSPAAAD, encoded by the coding sequence ATGCAAGCCGACGTGACGCGCGAGACCTTCTGGACCATCGGTCCCGTCGGGAAGGCCGCGTTCTACTACCTCGCGGCGGTCGCGCTGGCGGTGTTCGCCTACGGCACCTACCAGCGGTTCGCGCGGTACGCCGAGGGCGAAGACGACTGGTTCGACCGCCTCGACGACCTCCCGGGGCGTATCCTGCGGGCCGCCCGCATCGTCGCCTCCAACCGCAACCAGTATGACCGCGACCTGTACGCGGGCGTGATGCACTCGTTCATCCTGTGGGGCTTCCTCACGCTCCTCATTGGGACGACCATCCTCGGCATCGACCTGGACTTCTGGCGACCGGTGACGGGCAGTTCCTTCTTCGTCGGCGACTTCTACCTCTCGTACTCGTTCGTGATGGACGCGATGGGCCTGTTGTTCGTCGTCGGCGTCGGGATGGCCATCTACCGCCGCTACACCGAACGCGAGGGCCGCTTGTGGGGGAAACACACCTCGCTGGAGGACGACGCGTTCGTCTGGACCCTCCTCGCCCTCGGCGTCGGCGGCTACGTGTTGGAGGCGTTCCGCATCATCGGCTCCGCGGAGTTCGTCGCCTTCGAGCGAGTGTCGTTCGTCGGCTACTTCCTCGCCGGCGTGTTCTTCGAGGCGGGCGTCGACGCCGGCCTCGCAGAGACGCTGTACCACTGGACGTGGTGGAGTCACGCCATCCTCGCGTTCGCGTTCATCGCGGCCATCCCGTACGCCAAGCCGTTCCACATGATCTCCTCGTTCGCGAACGTCGTCACGCGCGACGAGAAGGCGGGCGTTCGCCTCCCCGGCGTGCCCGAAGACGCCGGCCCCGACGACATTGGCTACGGCTCCATCGACGACTTCTCGTGGCGACACATCCTCGACCACGACGCCTGCACGAAGTGTGGTCGGTGTTCGTCAGTCTGCCCGGCGAAAGCATCCGGTCGCAACCTCGACCCGCGCGACGTGATCCTCGACCTAAAACAGTACCGCGAGGACCTCGACGCCGGGCGAACCGAAGAGATCGAGATCGTCGCCGACGGCGGCGAGTCGGTCATCGCGGCAGAGTCGATGGAGTCGTGCATGTCCTGTATGGCGTGCATGGACGCCTGTCCCGTCGACATCGAACACGTCTCGGAGTTCACGCAGATGAACCGCCGCCTCACCGAGACGGGCCAGATGGACGAGATGGTCCAGGACGCGATGATGAACGTGTTCCAGAACGGCAACACGTTCGGTGACCCCGCCCGCAAGCGCCCCGACTGGACCGACGACTTGGACTTCGAGGTGCCCGACGCCCGCGAGGAGGACGTGGAGTTCCTCTGGTACGTCGGCGAGTACCCCAGTTACGACGAACGCAACCAACGGGTCGCCCGGTCGCTGGCGACGCTGTTCGAGCGAGCGAACGTCTCCTACGGCATCCTCTACGAGGACGAACAGCACGACGGCAACGACGTGCGCCGCGTCGGCGAGGAGGGCCTGTTCGAGATGCTCGTCGAGGACAACGCCGAGGCGTTCGCCTCCTGTACCTTCGAGAAGGTGGTCACGACCGACCCCCACTCGATGAACACCTTCCGCAACGAGTACCCCGAGATGAGCGAGTTCGACGCGCCCGTGTTCCACTACACGCAGGTCGTCGAGAACCTCGTTGAGTCGGGTCGACTCGGCCTCGACGGGACGGAACTCGACTACACCGCGACGTACCACGACCCGTGTCACCTCGGTCGGATGAACGACGTGTACGAGGCCCCACGCGACCTCATCCGCGCCACGGGCGTCGACCTGTACGAGATGCCGCGCAACCGCGCGGACTCCTTTTGCTGTGGGGGCGGCGGCGGCGGCCTCTGGATGGACCAAGACGAGGACGTGAAGCCGAGCGAGGAGCGTCTGCGCGAGGCACTGGAGGACACCGACGCGGGCGACGCCGTCGAGAAGTTCGTCGTCGCCTGTCCGATGTGCGGGACGATGTACGAGGACGGCCGCAAGACCGGCGACTTCGAGGACGACATCGAGATTATCGACATCGCGGAACTGCTGTGTGAGGCGCTGGCGGCGAAAGAGGGAACGGGTGTCGAGTCGCCCGCCGACGCTGACGGCGACACGTCGCCCGCGGCGGCAGACTGA
- a CDS encoding 4Fe-4S dicluster domain-containing protein — protein MGIDPNFDENREHAGEENGLDVWGPVDPPEKLGIHGSHVAVDYDICIADGACLENCPVDVFDWVDTPDHPASEKKVEPTREDQCIDCMLCVDICPVDAIDVDASRS, from the coding sequence ATGGGAATCGATCCGAACTTCGACGAGAACCGAGAGCACGCGGGCGAGGAGAACGGCCTCGACGTGTGGGGGCCGGTCGACCCACCGGAGAAACTCGGCATCCACGGGAGCCACGTCGCCGTCGACTACGACATCTGCATCGCCGACGGCGCGTGTCTGGAGAACTGCCCGGTCGACGTGTTCGACTGGGTCGACACGCCCGACCACCCCGCCAGCGAGAAGAAGGTCGAACCGACCCGTGAGGACCAGTGTATCGACTGTATGCTGTGTGTAGATATCTGTCCCGTCGACGCTATCGACGTGGACGCCTCGCGGTCGTAA
- a CDS encoding cupin domain-containing protein yields MNRINVDDLEWDENDRSETVGWRRKRLAAAAGGDALGCSLYELPAGKRAWPYHYHAGNEEALYVLAGEGTIRHDGGTSPLRAGDYVALPAGREGAHRVVNDSEGVLRYLAVSTMRDPEVLVYPDSDKVGALAGSAPGGEKERDVSAYFRREDSVDYWKGEEE; encoded by the coding sequence GTGAATCGCATCAACGTCGACGACCTCGAGTGGGACGAAAACGACCGAAGCGAGACGGTCGGCTGGCGGCGTAAGCGACTGGCCGCGGCCGCCGGGGGCGACGCCCTCGGGTGTAGCCTGTACGAACTCCCGGCGGGCAAGCGTGCGTGGCCGTACCACTACCACGCGGGCAACGAGGAGGCACTGTACGTCCTCGCGGGCGAGGGTACCATCCGGCACGACGGCGGGACGAGTCCGCTCCGCGCCGGCGACTACGTGGCGCTGCCCGCCGGCCGCGAGGGTGCGCACCGCGTCGTCAACGACTCCGAGGGCGTCTTGCGCTACCTCGCCGTCTCGACGATGCGCGACCCAGAGGTGCTCGTGTACCCCGACTCCGACAAGGTCGGAGCGTTAGCCGGGTCCGCGCCTGGTGGGGAAAAGGAGCGAGACGTGAGCGCGTACTTCCGGCGCGAGGACAGCGTAGACTACTGGAAGGGCGAAGAAGAGTAA
- a CDS encoding FKBP-type peptidyl-prolyl cis-trans isomerase, which yields MTTTVKPGRIAIVHLTGSFADGPDAGDVFETTDVDVALEEGIYHDSRDFVPLEFRVGEGHVIPGLDQAVRGMETGETKTVTLAPEEAYGTRDDDAVVTVSREVLEERSGTDAAVDELVRSERGDVGWIVAVDDDTATVDFNHELAGRRVEFEIRVLEVHAEDDTHADAGGTGEAV from the coding sequence ATGACGACGACCGTCAAGCCCGGACGCATCGCCATTGTCCACCTCACCGGCAGCTTCGCCGACGGCCCCGACGCAGGCGACGTCTTCGAGACGACCGACGTGGATGTGGCGCTGGAGGAGGGCATCTACCACGACAGCCGCGACTTCGTGCCGCTGGAGTTCCGGGTCGGCGAGGGCCACGTCATCCCCGGCCTCGACCAGGCGGTCCGGGGGATGGAGACAGGCGAGACCAAGACGGTCACGCTCGCCCCCGAAGAGGCGTACGGCACCCGCGACGACGACGCGGTCGTGACCGTCTCGCGGGAGGTACTGGAGGAGCGAAGCGGGACCGACGCCGCGGTCGACGAACTCGTGCGAAGCGAACGCGGCGACGTCGGCTGGATCGTCGCCGTCGACGACGACACGGCGACCGTCGACTTCAACCACGAACTCGCCGGTCGGCGCGTCGAGTTCGAGATACGGGTCTTGGAGGTCCACGCCGAGGACGACACACACGCCGACGCCGGCGGCACCGGCGAGGCCGTCTGA